The Anastrepha ludens isolate Willacy chromosome 2, idAnaLude1.1, whole genome shotgun sequence genome contains a region encoding:
- the LOC128863044 gene encoding putative transcription factor capicua isoform X1 — MVKAVTARATATTAALYIANHRLQLQQEQPSGKKSAQHQQQQAENFFAPQQQQKQIQSEHREQQFVVGAEEPCAKRVAVASPSKMVIPSSAATASATTTSSASTSSSIATTNATTTATTTNNGNTNAAGQQQTQQQQNALYHQQQQQQQHTPASHNSQQSAPRQHPKKRKFDPAELDRQQTSPQPQQQQPQHGVGTTSFASSSATTTSWNDANILSAVKNGNGNGNGNASNNSGSSPLSMKNGNVAAASMAMPSTTTTNVIVSSAGNNRVWATTTTTTCAPEVTAPTEMVYTAIRSTSQQQHSPATQSMVVCPMMATTFAATSVPLGVVVGAGANSSTGATVVTTAGRGATSLESPEKRIIVTSAQPSSTYKLQNVAGVSNNANSNRTVTPTSNATLQQQRFAYQHHLQQQQQQQPVVALQQQQPLAANLDLSEWSNTRVLAKLNNFYASGIIRQTTSHNGNSASNAEAASSSASASPNGRPPSAATPNSILVEFDPPENCTQRYTDVLGNGRFNVILDASPPLADINLDTRVCVRSQIEGRSGYVFVEGMVTDINTHTKQFTVQINTDSTPIFKKVKRADLRLLLPPWWDELRELSPSPHTSGAHKVGSAHSAVLTPPQQHRNASGSSTNVPPHKGSAGHHSQLTYVAMRYDGKCPAHLTPTSAQQHPQHMASYSAASAAQQQQHLQKQEEYYRTTATSPFQTVGGSGQPLLVNASTSATIGKHNGNGNIGATSVPEIVVSQQQLQLSATNSHQPHPQHSSVVLSQSPSDDLQRRQTRQYDEFESDDELKGVQIDGYTLGDGDPEKLSAGSKRSSVQSRGSTSSTPRSQATTPHRFKKGDIVQSESGVRKKYNGKQWRRLCGMCSKESQRRGLCSRHLNQKGSALRPNGASRFPSDMNSRSSSKTQADEDTSRDSETSPNYRVAGRSDQEETDVANILVSLSSSRSATPSYSSPVNHGTSPMNVTHSPVPVVSNRQNFFTPIGGGPVATADTHTAKWKAAASPIQYGPVGYSQVIRPESVRAQGAAAAPPPQQSPVSMVVHHQTATLPSSATAATHLLGANSNVHHSSLQSAHHAPPPPPATAHQQQHQQHLQQPTLAHAHMPLSPAAPPPPPPVVSSAVIAPPRPPASVVAGVGHATTSVIRISPAAAAAAAAAAAANNGTAANGVLGGNAAPTLPQSFHPVIVDPTQLVSLLSPAGGNPALQAGQPTLVSISSGLGVGVNSSLLAAAHQQHMQHQAPPPPPMSNEKTIPKNGFPPGSIYQWQTLLPTISQSPVKPTNFTIAGIIPPTAETPPPQQQQQQSAQGINLINHHGAHNHHSNHSLSESHNTVMDLDSPEKPLNFSTSDAAAMSGSLSASGAGASGGIGGNSGPLEDNDDQLDDDVFEPSAHLAHPKPKHARFAINSSSDNYRYSNSLANECGNDGMGEPKTPTTTANSGTGHHQTAAKRRSQSLSALQQQQQQQQQQAKGAAGGGGGPGASDKEPLSPVTINKIRRPMNAFMIFSKKHRKLVHKKHPNQDNRTVSKILGEWWYALKPEQKAKYHELASSVKDAHFKLHPEWKWCSKDRRKSSSSGKGGAGGGPPGIGDAKQRNDSMDGTEALGADMPIQSPGSVGASSNTAADSQGDIIPLTIEETLGHVKEEKQRIKSEIVQSDETQSDDEHMLVVDEPTNNKQANNNTNPAHQDATMKQIDLKCRERVTDSDVEDAAYDYRKSTTLAGKNVKNKNTAENEKHSTSEVSCIKNEIQTKMDALEHSGASTSGNSVSSTGTERDITLKPKAIKPYASNIESSILSPQKLPMYSYNSPKNPIGVTPFQPTGGAFKTMPISPKSVKLDEQQPQQIHIKQEDIKQELVSPYKMNGGGGVFTFNVPIGAAACLSQKQQQQQAAGHPLRSPNTMEGTRAGAANSSVPSSPAAATVAISAAAPTCFASAPAMTPTQILTATSGGNGGIAGGQKQILFTVNNMLNQYAILPMQPQTESSASAGGNGSAGCGPIKPTPISYVNYKKNNGQSAFGVNTNIGGNSAVPNTNNNSILMHNYTEATPKSPPYKSLPTTPKSACSSSTFALNPPDSAGKRSSDGSTASAVDADDEQNDVGGKQQFILAPTPAQLGRAKCQRRKNLSSNNLSNDNNNVNSFSTTALIGNNSNSISTKKLNSPIMVDSSSPIIGNVNTVVSSITSALPTPTSSTTTPNSDEHMPTTPSAVNSNSSSSIVSGISGMMNPKSPLKSTSTSATKKKNGDTDSVLKEVDFEKKYQALPQFKPEDCLSPSAIAVPSSPRVYGTNYRKKNAPQPSAPPKKPVCEDDSAIETASVPSTPSQRFFGPDFSIEQLNLDNSDETDRSPRTPQTPLQSARSDASEKGHRKVLEIRRNYVYQLFSEQGMFPSAQATMQFQKKHIDVFPRKQDLQLKIREVRQKCMSQPGFTPHSAGPITPSAETSISIASTTATSTTALNLNTGSNANSGDTSTQANSE, encoded by the exons ATGGTCAAAGCGGTCACAGCGCGAGCAACAGCAACTACGGCCGCATTGTACATAGCAAATCATCGTTTACAGCTACAGCAAGAGCAGCCTAGCGGCAAGAAGTCTGctcaacatcagcagcaacaaGCAGAGAATTTTTTCGcgccacagcaacaacaaaaacaaattcaaagtgAACATCGTGAGCAGCAGTTTGTTGTTGGTGCCGAGGAGCCGTGCGCAAAACGTGTTGCTGTTGCATCGCCTAGCAAAATGGTAATACCGTCGTCGGCGGCAAcagcatcagcaacaacaacctcaTCAGCGTCCACATCCTCGTCCATCGCAACCACAAACGCAACCACAACTGCAACAACGACAAATAATGGTAATACAAATGCTGCCGGTCAGCAACAGACGCAGCAACAGCAAAATGCTCTCTatcaccagcagcagcagcaacaacaacacacgcCCGCTAGCCACAACAGCCAGCAGTCGGCTCCGCGGCAGCATCCGAAGAAGCGGAAATTCGACCCAGCCGAACTTGACCGGCAACAAACGTCACCACAgccgcagcaacaacaaccgcaaCATGGTGTCGGCACAACTTCGTTCGCGTCAAGTTCCGCGACGACCACGTCCTGGAATGATGCGAATATATTGTCAGCGGTCAAGAACGGCAACGGTAACGGAAATGGGAACGCTAGCAACAACAGCGGCTCTTCACCGCTGAGCATGAAGAACGGTAACGTGGCGGCGGCATCGATGGCAAtgccatcaacaacaacaaccaatgtTATTGTTAGCAGTGCTGGAAATAATCGTGTGTgggcaacgacaacaacaacaacatgtgcTCCGGAAGTCACGGCACCGACGGAGATGGTCTATACAGCGATACGTTCTACGTCGCAGCAGCAACACTCACCGGCGACGCAGTCGATGGTTGTGTGTCCAATGATGGCGACGACGTTTGCTGCGACGTCTGTACCATTAGGAGTCGTAGTTGGCGCTGGCGCCAACAGTAGCACCGGAGCGACAGTTGTAACGACGGCCGGACGCGGCGCCACCTCGCTGGAGAGTCCCGAGAAGCGCATTATAGTAACAAG CGCGCAGCCGTCGAGTACTTATAAGCTGCAGAATGTAGCTGGTGTTAGCAACAATGCCAACAGTAATCGCACTGTGACGCCTACCAGCAATGCGACATTGCAGCAACAACGTTTCGCCTACCAGCACcatctgcaacaacaacaacaacagcagcctgTCGTTGCCTTGCAGCAACAGCAGCCCCTAGCGGCTAATTTAGATCTCAGCGAATGGTCAAATACGCGCGTATTGGCCAAATTAAATAACTTCTATGCATCGGGTATCATACGTCAAACGACATCGCACAACGGCAACAGCGCGAGCAACGCAGAAGCCGCATCCTCCTCTGCCTCCGCCTCGCCCAATGGCAGACCGCCATCGGCTGCAACACCAAACTCAATTTTGGTGGAATTCGATCCGCCGGAAAATTGCACGCAGCGCTACACGGACGTATTGGGCAACGGGCGTTTCAATGTGATATTGGACGCGAGTCCACCATTAGCTGAT ATTAACTTGGATACGCGCGTTTGTGTGCGCAGTCAAATTGAAGGGCGATCGGGTTACGTATTTGTGGAGGGCATGGTGACTGACATCAATACACACACAAAACAATTCACTGTGCAAATAAACACGGATTCTACGCCAATC TTTAAAAAGGTGAAACGTGCCGATTTGCGACTTCTACTTCCGCCGTGGTGGGACGAGTTACGTGAACTTTCTCCTTCTCCACACACAAGCGGCGCTCACAAAGTAGGCAGCGCACACTCCGCGGTGCTAACTCCTCCACAGCAACATCGTAATGCCAGTGGCAGCAGCACCAACGTGCCACCACACAAAGGTAGCGCCGGCCATCATTCGCAATTGACTTATGTGGCGATGCGTTACGATGGTAAATGTCCGGCACATCTTACACCCACCAGCGCGCAGCAACATCCCCAGCATATGGCGTCATACAGTGCCGCCTCTGCCGCTCAGCAACAACAGCATCTACAAAAACAAGAAGAGTATTATCGCACGACTGCCACTTCACCTTTCCAGACTGTCGGTGGCAGCGGGCAACCGCTACTTGTGAACGCCAGCACCTCGGCCACTATTGGCAAGCATAACGGTAACGGCAACATTGGCGCAACGTCGGTACCCGAAATTGTTGTCTCgcaacaacaattacaattaaGTGCCACCAACAGTCATCAACCGCACCCGCAGCACTCATCAGTCGTACTCTCACAATCGCCATCGGATGATCTGCAGCGCCGACAAACACGGCAGTATGATGAATTCGAGTCGGATGATGAATTAAAAGGTGTTCAAATTGATGGTTACACGCTGGGCGATGGCGACCCCGAGAAGCTATCGGCGGGCAGCAAACGCAGCAGTGTGCAGAGTCGCGGCAGCACATCAAGCACCCCAAG ATCTCAAGCAACTACACCGCATCGTTTCAAAAAGGGTGACATTGTTCAATCGGAGTCCGGTGTACGCAAAAAATACAATGGTAAGCAATGGCGTCGCCTATGCGGCATGTGCTCCAAGGAATCTCAGCGACGCGGCTTGTGCTCACGCCATCTGAATCAGAAAGGCAGCGCTTTACGCCCCAATGGCGCTAGCCGTTTTCCTag CGATATGAATAGTCGTTCAAGCAGTAAAACGCAGGCGGACGAAGACACTTCACGCGACTCGGAGACATCGCCCAATTATCGTGTGGCAGGCCGCTCTGACCAGGAGGAGACCGATGTGGCTAATATTTTAG TGTCACTCAGCAGTTCACGTTCGGCCACGCCATCCTACTCGTCACCCGTAAACCATGGTACGTCTCCGATGAACGTCACCCACTCGCCCGTACCAGTCGTCTCCAATCGACAGAATTTTTTCACGCCGATCGGCGGTGGACCCGTTGCGACAGCGGACACGCACACAGCTAAATGGAAGGCTGCAGCCAGCCCCATCCAGTATGGCCCAGTGGGCTATTCGCAAGTTATACGCCCTGAATCGGTGCGTGCCCAGGGCGCCGCTGCGGCACCACCGCCGCAACAGTCGCCCGTCTCCATGGTGGTGCATCATCAGACTGCAACACTGCCAAGCTCAGCAACCGCAGCCACACATTTACTCGGAGCAAACAGCAATGTACATCATTCCTCTTTGCAGTCAGCGCACCATGCGCCGCCACCACCGCCCGCTACGGCtcatcaacagcagcatcaacaacaTTTGCAACAACCGACTCTGGCGCATGCTCATATGCCGCTATCGCCCGCTGCACCACCTCCACCGCCACCTGTGGTCAGCAGCGCGGTAATTGCACCGCCCCGACCACCAGCCTCGGTGGTCGCTGGTGTTGGTCATGCCACTACTAGCGTTATACGGATCTCACCTGCAGCTGCTGCCGCCGCCGCAGCCGCTGCTGCTGCCAATAATGGCACTGCAGCCAATGGTGTGCTTGGGGGCAACGCAGCACCAACACTGCCGCAGTCCTTTCATCCTGTCATCGTTGATCCCACACAATTAGTGTCATTACTGTCACCGGCTGGCGGTAACCCTGCGCTGCAGGCAGGGCAGCCCACATTGGTTTCTATTAGTAGCGGGCTGGGTGTGGGTGTCAACAGCTCACTTCTAGCTGCCGCACACCAGCAACATATGCAACACCAGGCACCGCCGCCGCCACCAATGTCAAACGAAAAGACGATTCCAAAAAACG GATTTCCGCCGGGGTCGATATATCAATGGCAAACGCTGTTGCCCACCATCAGTCAGTCCCCCGTTAAACCGACCAATTTTACAATAGCCGGCATCATACCGCCAACGGCGGAAACACCAccaccacaacaacagcaacaacaatcagCGCAAGGAATTAATCTAATAAACCACCATGGCGCACACAACCATCACAGCAATCATAGTTTGAGTGAAAGTCACAACACCGTTATGGACTTAGATTCACCGGAGAAACCGTTGAATTTCTCAACAAGTGATGCGGCTGCTATGAGCGGTAGTTTGAGTGCGAGTGGCGCTGGCGCGTCAGGTGGTATCGGGGGAAACAGCGGACCACTGGAGGATAATGACGATCAATTGGACGATGACGTTTTCGAACCATCAGCGCACTTAGCGCATCCGAAGCCAAAGCATGCGCGCTTTGCAATCAACAGCAGCAGTGACAACTACAGATATAGCAACTCGCTGGCAAATGAATGCGGCAACGATGGAATGGGCGAGCCGAAAACGCCGACAACTACGGCCAACAGCGGGACGGGCCATCACCAAACGGCGGCCAAGCGTCGTTCGCAATCGCTAAGTGCattacagcagcaacaacaacaacagcagcaacaagctAAAGGGGCAGCCGGGGGCGGTGGCGGTCCTGGCGCCAGTGACAAGGAGCCGCTTAGCCCAGTGACAATA AACAAAATCCGTCGGCCGATGAACGCTTTTATGATATTCTCGAAAAAGCACCGTAAACTGGTACACAAGAAGCATCCAAACCAAGATAATCGCACTGTTAGCAAAATTCTCGGTGAATGGTGGTACGCATTGAAACCGGAGCAGAAAGCCAAGTACCATGAATTGGCTAGTTCGGTAAAAGACGCCCATTTCAAACTGCACCCGGAGTGGAAGTGGTGTTCAAAAGATCGTCGTAAATCGTCTAGCTCCGGCAAAGGGGGAGCCGGTGGAGGACCACCGGGCATCGGTGATGCGAAACAGCGCAATGATTCGATGGATGGTACCGAGGCGTTAGGTGCTGATATGCCAATACAAAGTCCCGGTTCAGTGGGCGCTTCAAGCAACACCGCTGCCGACTCACAAGGTGACATTATTCCGTTAACAATTGAAGAAACTCTGGGACATGTCAAAGAGGAAAAACAGCGAATCAAATCGGAGATAGTGCAATCGGACGAAACGCAGTCGGATGATGAGCAC ATGCTGGTGGTAGATGAGCCTACAAATAATAAACAGGCCAATAACAACACCAATCCCGCACATCAGGACGCTACAATGAAGCAAATAGATTTAAAATGTCGCGAGCGTGTGACCGACTCAGATGTCGAAGACGCAGCCTACGATTATAGAAAATCTACAACTTTGGcgggtaaaaatgttaaaaataaaaacacagctGAAAATGAGAAG CACTCAACTTCGGAGGTATCATGCATAAAAAACGAGATACAAACAAAAATGGACGCTCTGGAGCACTCAGGGGCCAGCACATCTGGTAACAGCGTGTCTAGCACGGGCACCGAACGCGATATAACATTGAAGCCGAAGGCCATCAAGCCGTACGCTTCGAACATCGAGAGCAGCATACTCAGCCCTCAGAAACTGCCGATGTATTCCTATAATAGTCCGAAGAATCCAATCGGTGTAACACCATTCCAGCCAACAG GCGGCGCTTTCAAAACCATGCCAATAAGTCCGAAAAGTGTAAAGCTAGACGAACAACAGCCACAACAAATTCACATAAAACAGGAGGATATCAAGCAAGAGCTCGTCTCGCCTTACAAAATGAATGGTGGCGGCGGTGTATTCACATTCAATGTGCCAATTGGCGCAGCTGCATGTCTGAGTCagaagcaacaacagcaacaggctGCGGGGCATCCGTTGCGCAGCCCAAACACCATGGAAGGTACTAGAG CTGGTGCGGCAAACTCCTCTGTGCCATCTTCACCTGCGGCGGCCACTGTCGCCATCAGCGCGGCTGCGCCCACATGCTTTGCCAGCGCGCCAGCCATGACGCCAACGCAGATACTCACGGCAACGAGTGGCGGTAATGGTGGAATTGCCGGGGGCCAGAAGCAGATACTTTTTACGGTCAACAACATGTTGAATCAG TATGCCATACTGCCAATGCAGCCACAAACGGAATCATCAGCCAGTGCTGGCGGCAACGGCAGTGCAGGTTGTGGTCCAATCAAACCCACTCCAATCTCATATGTCAACTATAAGAAAAACAATGGCCAGTCGGCTTTTGGAGTGAATACAAATATCGGTGGCAACAGTGCTGTGCCCAATACGAACAACAACTCAATTTTGATGCACAACTATACAG aaGCCACGCCAAAATCGCCACCGTACAAATCATTGCCTACCACGCCGAAATCGGCATGTTCTTCTTCAACATTCGCCTTGAATCCACCCGATTCAGCTGGTAAACGCAGCTCAGATGGCAGCACTGCTTCAGCTGTAGACGCCGATGATGAACAGAATGACGTTGGTGGTAAACAGCAATTCATTTTGGCGCCAACACCGGCACAATTGGGACGTGCGAAATGCCAACGTCGCAAgaatttgt CTTCAAACAATCTATCAAATGATAACAACAATGTCAACTCATTTTCTACCACTGCCTTAATTGGTAACAATAGTAATAGCATTTCTACGAAGAAGCTCAATTCGCCCATTATGGTGGACTCTTCATCACCGATTATTGGCAATGTCAATACGGTTGTTAGTTCGATAACATCCGCGCTGCCCACACCCACCTCGTCGACAACCACACCCAACAGCGACGAACATATGCCAACAACACCGTCGGCAGTTAATAGCAATAGCAGCTCCAGTATTGTAAGTGGCATAAGCGGGATGATGAATCCGAAATCGCCATTAAAATCGACATCGACATCGGcaaccaaaaagaaaaacggCGATACGGATAG CGTGCTGAAAGAGGTTGACTTCGAAAAGAAATATCAGGCATTGCCACAATTCAAACCCGAGGACTGCTTATCGCCAAGCGCAATTGCAGTGCCATCATCGCCACGAGTCTACGGTACAAATTATCGTAAGAAGAATGCGCCACAGCCAAGTGCACCGCCAAAAAAAC CAGTTTGCGAGGATGATTCAGCCATTGAAACAGCATCTGTGCCATCAACACCATCACAACGTTTCTTTGGACCCGATTTCAGCATTGAGCAGCTAA ATTTGGATAATTCTGATGAGACAGATCGTTCACCGCGTACTCCCCAAACTCCGTTACAAAGTGCGCGCTCCGATGCCAGTGAAAAAGGTCATCGAAAGGTATTGGAAATACGTCGCAATTATGTTTATCAGCTCTTTAGCGAGCAGGGCATGTTTCCATCGGCGCAAGCCACAATGCAATTTCAG AAAAAGCATATCGACGTCTTTCCGCGAAAACAAGATCTCCAGCTGAAAATACGCGAGGTGCGTCAAAAGTGCATGAGCCAGCCCGGCTTTACCCCGCACTCCGCTGGCCCTATAACGCCATCCGCCGAAACAAGCATATCCATAGCGTCGACAACAGCCACAAGTACGACAGCATTAAATCTCAACACCGGCAGCAACGCTAACAGTGGAG aTACGTCAACGCAAGCAAATAGCGAATAG